From Ciconia boyciana chromosome 29, ASM3463844v1, whole genome shotgun sequence, one genomic window encodes:
- the LOC140644849 gene encoding uncharacterized protein: protein MREEMRTSKMHPCKKRKRITGGVCGGNTVKALPLPRCGMGVRAVPWGEERGPQQGFGLLFTDKPYGFVEAMRIPVPNVLRLGPSSSQSSLFSQAGRLPHRLVRQHMGPVCSRVLKISFLKNVQPSWAPSPFRTASQGTRRGGLQVVGHPRCALCLCPGTLGSSDPWGGRVPCCPQRPTLIHTQNQGGPRGCTRSRVAFMAAPIMGTPMFLPPPPSPAGPGTVLSRHDALKWQKVKLRWRLSVHKGYVHGEMVLGNHLHPKQKLGNLVGLGNLMVGLEGDVPAAGTQAPARGVASGCPCAWPALRWVRTPAGPSIKGTSVLWDGGDRLWDVPQPRRNGAGPGTAVGWLCPTALPMWNQAPSLLCFPSPGRQEHHEQSPKGTWQRWDSNPRPRRDWSLNPAP from the exons ATGAGAGAGGAGATGAGGACGAGCAAGATGCATccctgcaaaaaaagaaaaagaataactgGGGGGGTGTGCGGTGGAAACACCGTAAAGGCTCTTCCGCTGCCTCGCTGCGGCATGGGTGTGCGCGCCGTGCCGTGGGGCGAAGAGAGAGGCCCGCAACAGGGCTTTGGGCTTTTGTTCACAGATAAACCGTATGGTTTTGTGGAAGCGATGAGGATCCCTGTCCCAAACGTCTTGAGGCTTGGGCCAAG ttccagccaaagctctctgttcagccaagctggtcgTCTTCCCCACCGCCTCGTCCGTCAGCACATGGGGCCAGTTTGCTCCCGCGTCTTGaagatttccttcctgaagaacgtccagccttcctgggctCCTTcgcccttcaggactgcctcccaagggacaAGAAGGGGGGGGCTTCAAGTGGTGGGACATCCCCGCTGTGCCCTGTGCCTTTGCCCTGGCACCCTGGGGAGCTCAGATCCCTGGGGAGGACgtgtcccctgctgtccccaacGCCCCACGCTCATCCATACACAGAATCAGGGGGGTCCGAGGGGCTGCACCCGTAGCAGG GTCGCCTTTATGGCTGCTCCCATCATGGGGACCCCCATGTTTCTTCCACCCCCCCCATCTCCGGCTGGTCCCGGCACTGTCCTGAGCAGGCACGATGCTCTCAAGTGGCAAAAAGTCAAGCTGCGTTGGAGGTTGAGCGTGCACAAGGGGTACGTGCATGGGGAAATGGTCCTGGGGAACCACCTGCACCCCAAACAGAAGCTGGGGAacctggtggggctggggaacctgatggtggggctggagggggacgtgccagcagctggcaccCAAGCTCCTGCACGTGGGGTGGCCTCGGGGTGCCCCTGCGCCTGGCCAGCTCTGCGATGGGTCCGAACCCCCGCGGGTCCCAGCATCAAGGGCACGTCGGTGTTGTGGGATGGTGGGGACAGGCTCTGGGAtgtgccccagccccggcgcaATGGGGCCGGCCCTGGCACCGCTGTGGGgtggctctgccccacagcgcTCCCCATGTGGAACCAGGCACCGAGTCTGCTGtgcttcccttctccaggaCGTCAGGAGCACCATGAGCAG AGCCCAAAAGGGACCTGGCAGCGGTGGGATTCGAACCCACGCCCCCGAAGAGACTGGAGCCTTAATCCAGCGCCTTAG